In Musa acuminata AAA Group cultivar baxijiao chromosome BXJ3-9, Cavendish_Baxijiao_AAA, whole genome shotgun sequence, a single genomic region encodes these proteins:
- the LOC135648859 gene encoding vicilin Jug r 6.0101-like encodes MECRGTSEREAGREQEREEEAEGETREHNPYYFGERSYEHWSRSEHGRFKVLERFSRRSELLIGIENYRLAIMEAEPETFIMPSHWDAEEVFYVMEGRGTITLLHEENRESHEIKRGDIMRIPAGVIVYAINKAKNERLRIAMLLHPISTPGHFEEFFGAAGSNPESFYNSFSNGVLEAAFNTPRDRLERLFERQRKGEIIKITEEQIRALSQTTGFGGGRPSARSNEPYNLLQKRPSHANEYGELFEARSSDYHRLQDLDVDVSIANISERSMMAPSYNSRATKLAMVVEGRGHFEMVCPRRSGDARRSEDATEPEGQQRVRYRTVRSEVSRGSVFVIPPGHPVTAVAAANENLQVLCFGIRAGRNRKCYLAGKNNVMNLLDREAKQLSFGAPAEEVQEVFDAQPESVFLPGPGRRRGEAKRRQPSVESLFGFGGF; translated from the exons ATGGAGTGCCGAGGGACCAGCGAGCGAGAAGCTGGAAGAGAGCAGGAGcgcgaggaggaggcggagggtgAAACGAGAGAGCACAACCCGTACTACTTCGGCGAGAGGAGCTACGAGCACTGGAGCAGATCGGAGCACGGCCGTTTCAAGGTTCTGGAGAGGTTTTCCAGGCGATCCGAGCTCTTGATCGGCATCGAGAACTATCGCCTGGCGATCATGGAGGCTGAACCCGAGACCTTTATCATGCCCAGCCATTGGGACGCCGAGGAGGTCTTCTACGTAATGGAAG GCCGTGGGACCATAACATTGCTTCACGAGGAAAACCGGGAGTCGCACGAGATCAAGAGAGGAGACATCATGAGGATTCCGGCAGGGGTGATCGTTTATGCGATCAACAAAGCCAAAAACGAGAGGCTTCGCATCGCCATGCTCCTTCACCCCATCTCCACACCCGGACACTTCGAG GAGTTCTTTGGCGCAGCCGGCAGCAACCCGGAGAGCTTCTACAACAGCTTCAGCAATGGAGTATTGGAAGCCGCCTTCAAT ACTCCAAGGGATAGATTAGAGAGACTCTTCGAGCGCCAGAGGAAGGGGGAAATCATAAAGATAACCGAAGAGCAGATCAGGGCATTGAGTCAAACCACCGGCTTCGGTGGCGGTCGGCCTTCTGCACGGTCAAATGAACCGTACAATCTGCTGCAGAAGAGGCCGTCGCATGCAAACGAGTATGGGGAACTCTTTGAGGCCAGATCTAGTGACTATCACCGGCTCCAGGATCTTGATGTGGATGTATCCATCGCTAACATCAGCGAG AGATCGATGATGGCACCAAGCTACAACTCCCGGGCGACCAAGTTGGCCATGGTGGTGGAGGGAAGAGGCCACTTCGAGATGGTCTGTCCCCGTCGCTCCGGTGACGCACGCAGGAGCGAGGATGCAACGGAACCGGAAGGACAGCAGCGCGTCCGCTACCGGACGGTGCGATCGGAAGTCTCCCGCGGTTCAGTGTTCGTGATCCCTCCGGGCCACCCGGTGACCGCCGTCGCCGCTGCAAACGAGAACCTTCAGGTCCTCTGTTTCGGCATCAGGGCGGGGAGGAACAGGAAGTGCTACCTCGCGGGAAAGAACAACGTGATGAACTTACTGGACAGGGAAGCGAAGCAGCTGTCGTTCGGCGCACCGGCGGAAGAAGTGCAAGAGGTGTTCGACGCACAGCCAGAGTCGGTGTTCCTGCCCGGACCGGGGAGGCGGCGGGGAGAAGCGAAGCGGCGGCAGCCATCGGTTGAGTCGCTCTTTGGTTTCGGAGGATTCTAG